GGTAGTTTTTCTTATCTGGTTTCCCATCAATAAAAGAAACCATCGCTGAAACTGGGTCGACACCTTGAATATTGGAATTATCAAATGCTTCGATTCTATGGGGGGTGTCAATATTTAATGCTTTACCAAGGTCCTCAACAGCAATCACTGTTTTTTGTTCATCTCGTTCAATAAGATCGAATTTTTCTTTTAGTGCAATTTTTGCATTTTTGTTCGCCAGCTCTACAAGCTCTTTCTTTTGACCTCGTATTGGTTTGTAGGTTTTGACCTTTAAAAACTCCGCTACAATTTTCTCATCGATTTCTTTAGGGACAAAGATTTCTTTCGGCTTTTTATGCTGATCATCAAGGTAAAATTGACCGATAAATGTATAAAAGTCGTCCTCAGGTTCCTGATACATTGGAAATAATGAAACATCCCGCTCAATGAGTTTTCCTTGGCGAACGAAAAACACTTGAATACACATCCACCCTTTATCGTAATAAAAACCGAACACATCACGATCAATTTCATCAGTGATCGTCATTTTTTGTTTTTCCATAACAGCTTCAATGTGTTGGACTTGATCTCGAAGCTCTTTTGCTCGTTCAAAATTAAGGTCTTCAGAAGCTTGGAGCATTTTTTCAGTCAATTCTTGCTTAATTTCTTTATGACCTCCTCCAAGGAAACGAGTAATTTCTTGGACGAGTTCTTTATTTTTTTCTTCAGTCACTTCAAACTCACAAGGAGCCAAGCATTGTCCGATATGATAGTACAAGCAAACACGATCTGGTAATGTGCGACATTTTCTTAATGGGTAAAGTCGGTCGAGGAGCTTTTTCGTTTCATTTGCTGCACCTGCATTCGGGTATGGTCCAAAGTACTTTCCGCCATCCTTTTTAATATTACGTGTCGTAATAAGGCGTGGGTGTTCTTCTTTCGTAATTTTTAAATACGGATAACTTTTATCATCTTTAAGCATGACATTGTAGCGAGGCTCATATTTTTTTATTAAATTTTGTTCAAGTACAAGAGCTTCAAGGTCAGACGAAGTGACAATGTATTCAAAATCTCGAATTTCACTGACGAGCCGTTGCGTCTTTTTATCATGGGAACCAGAAAAGTAAGAGCGAACACGGTTTCGAAGCAGCTTAGCCTTACCGACATATATGATTGTTCCATGTTTATTTTTCATTAAATAGCAGCCAGGCTGTGCTGGTACTAGAGATATCTTTTCTTTAAGATCCGACATGTCAATGTCGCCCCTTTACTATCATCATTTGCTTTTACTATAGCATATCGTACGATCTTTCACATTAGAGGGGATACAACTGGAACAATCTTCTCAATAAAATGTTCCATTTAAAAAGACTGTCCCACAATTTGTGAGGCAGCCTTTAAAATGTTTTATTCATTCCTATAAAACACAGGAAATGAAAATCTTATAGATGTTTGTTTAGCAATTCAGCTAATGCTTCTTTTGGTTGGAATCCAACAACTTGCTCAACTACTTCTCCATCTTTGAAAACAAGTAGTGTTGGGATACTCATAACCCCAAATTTGCTTGCTGTTTCTTGGTTTTCATCTACATCTAACTTTACGATTTTTACTTTATCGCCCATTTCACTATCTAGTTCTTCAAGAACTGGAGCGATCATTTTACAAGGACCACACCATGGTGCCCAGAAGTCTGCGAGAACGACGCCTTGCCCTGTTTCTGTTGCAAAGTTTTGATCAGTTGCGTTTACGATTGCCATTATAAAATTCCTCCTTGTGATTTCGCACTAATATACCCTTATAGGTATTATACAACGATTTGCTACAAAATGTGAAGAGTTTTTGCTCACAATTATTTTTCCTAAAAATCACGAGTATAAACCTCTCCTTATTATCTTATCTAAGTTCTGTCTTACACGCAAAAATATTGCTTACTTAAGTATATTTTTCTTTATAGAACCGAGCCTCCATAAAAAAACTGCATTTGTGAGAAATCCTTAAACACTTGTCATATAATGCTTTGTTTATGGTTTTTCATAAAGACATTAAAAAGTATTTCATTATTAACTTGATTATTGATATAGTGTTTTCTTTTGTATTAACAAGGATTTATGAAAAACTTAACTTATTTAAATTAAGAAGGTTTAAACGGTATCATATCTTTCTGACATTCATCTCCTTTTCATTCGTCATTATTGGGTATGAAACATCGTTAAGAAAAGTAAATAAATAAGCAAAGTGCCAGACACCTCAAAAGTGGTGTCTGGCACTTATTAGCCATTCTGACCAATATTTATACTAATACTTTTTTAAATTCTTCTGTTAGCTTAGGTACAACATCGAATAGGTCACCAACGATACCATAATCAGCAATGTTAAAGATTTCTGCTTCTGGATCTTTGTTAATAGCTACGATTACTTTAGAATTCGACATTCCTGCTACGTGCTGGATCGCGCCACTGATTCCAACTGCAATGTAAAGGTCCGGCGTAACAACTTTACCAGTTTGACCGATTTGGAGTGCATAATCACAATATTCCGCATCACATGCTCCTCGAGAAGCTCCAACTGCTGCACCTAGTACTTCTGCTAGCTCATCAAGAATACCAAAGTTTTCGGAACTCTTTATACCACGACCACCAGCGACGATAACTGATGCTTCTGATAAGTCCACACCAGAAGTTGTATTTTTCACAACTTCTTTAATAATTGTTTGTAAATCAGCAATATCTACATCGACACTTTCGACGTTTCCAGTTTTAGATTCATCTTTGTCTAATGCTGCAATATTGTTTGGACGGATTGTAGCAAAGACTAACCCTTCTTTAACCACTTTCTTCTCAAACGCTTTACCTGAATAGATTGGTCGAGTGAAAATCACTTCATCGCCTGCTGTCTCCACAGTTACTGCATCTGAGACAAGTCCTGAGTCAAGTCTTGCCGCAAGTTTCGGAGATACATCTCGACCAATTGAAGTGTGTCCAAGAATGATCCCGTCTGGACTTTCTTGGTCAACAACTGCTTTTAGTGCTTGAGTATAACCTTCTGGTGTATAATTTGTTAATTTATCGTTCTCAACGGTTAATACGCGATCAGCTCCGTAATAGAAAATCTCATTTGCTAAACCGCTTACATTTTTACCTAATACAACACCTACAACTTCTCCACCATCAGAGATTTCTTTTGCAGCTGCTATCGATTCAAAGGTCACGTTACGGAATTCACCGTCACGAATTTCCCCAATTACTAACATTTTCTTAGCCATATGGATCAACCCCTCCTGTTATATCACTTTCGCCTCATTTTTTAATAAAGAAACTAATTCTTGGACTTGATCGTCCAATTCACCTTCTAAAATCTTTCCTGCTTGCTTTTCAGGTGGTAAGAAACGTTCGACAGTCGTTGTTTTTCCTTCAACATCGTCTTCATCAAGATCTAAATCATCGATATCTAACGTTTCTAACGGTTTCTTTTTCGCTTTCATAATTCCTGGTAAAGAAGGATAACGAGGCTCGTTTAATCCTTGTTGTGCAGTAACAAGAACAGGAAGACTTACTTCAACAATTTCCTGGTCTCCTTCTACGTCACGCTCAATCGTTGCTTTTCCATCTGCAACGTCGATATTTACGATCGATGTAACGTGGTTGATTCCTAACTTTTCAGCAAGGCGCGGTCCAATTTGCCCAGATGCATTGTCAACAGCAACATTTCCGCCTAAAATAACGTCCACTTCTTTATCCTCAAAGTAAGCAGCTAAAATTGCTTGTGTTGAATATTGATCACCAGCTTCAACATCTTCATCATCAATTAGAACGGCTTTGTCTGCTCCCATTGCCAAGCCAGTGCGAAGTTGCTTTTCAGTTTCTTCATCTCCGACAGTGACGATCGTTACTTCACCACCATGTTCATCTCGAAGCTGAATTGCTTCTTCTATGGCATATTCGTCGTATGGGTTAATAATAAATTCAGCTCCATCATCAACGATTTGGCCATTTTCGATTTGGATTTTCTCTTCTGTGTCAAATGTGCGTTTCATAATGACATAAATGTTCATTTGTGTCCCTCCCATAAAAAATCTAATTAATTGAAACTTTTATTTGTTAATTCTCTTTTAAATATTCCGATATTTCAAAGCAAAAAAATGTTTTATTTATCTTTGAAGTTTGGCTTTCTTTTTTCAATGAAAGCTTGTATTCCTTCTTTTGCATCAATCGTTGCAGAAACTTCACCAAATCGTTTCGCTTCGTTCTCTGAAGCTATATCGAAGGAGTCATCTTGTGCATTTTGTAAAAGCTCTAAAGCGAAACTGACAGATATTGCGCCTTTTTGAGAAACTTTTTTTGCTAATTTCTCTGTTTCCTCTAAAAGTGTATCTTGCGGATGAGCATGGTTTGCTAAGCCCCATTTAACAGCTTCTTTACCAGTTATTGGATCAGAAGTGAGTAACATTTCTGTCGCTTTTGCACGTCCTACAAGTCTAGGTAAACGTTGAGTACCTGCAAATCCTGGAATTAATCCTAGCTGTAATTCTGGTAAACCAAGTTTCGCATCTTCAGCAACAAGACGAATGTGACAAGCCATGGCTAACTCTAGTCCTCCTCCAAGCGCTGCCCCATGAATTGAAGCAATGACTGGCTTCGAGAAGGTTTCGATTTTCTTGAAAACTCTTTGTCCTTTTCTCGCCATCTCACTAAACGAATCACTACCGTTTACCATTGTGAATTCTTTAATGTCGGCCCCTGCTGCAAAAAAGCGCCCTTCACCATGAACGACTACGGCCTTGACATCTTCGTCCTCTTCGATTTTTGAAAAAGCAAGATCAAGGTCATCGAACATCGCTTGAGATAACGTGTTTGCTGGTGGATGATTTAAAGTTATAAAAGCGATTCGTTCTTCTTTGCGTAATTTGATATAAGTAAACTCAGTCAAAAATCTCACTCCTCTCATTCGCTGTTCATTTCTTTTGATCTCCTATATAAATATAGGTGAAATCAAACTACTTTTTTAAACCATTTAATAGAGTAGCGTTTAACGGTTCTGCAAGTGCAACTAGGTTGTAACGATGATCTTTCATTACCCAGTTTGTGACGACTTCATCAATCGCACCAAAAATGATTTGCCTAGCAATTCTTCGGTCTAAGTTTTCATTGAAATAACCAACTTCAAGCCCTTCTTCAAGGATTGAATCAATTAAACCTAGATAGCCTTTTAAAACTTCATTAATACGATTACGTAAAGCAATGTTTGACTGTCTTAACTCTAGTTGAGTGACGATGGCTAAATCGTAATCATCTTCGAGCTGACGTAAATGCATTTCAATTAAAAGGAGCATCTTTCTTTCAATTGAAGTTTCTTGCTCTAGGTGATCTTTACTCTTTTCTACAAAGGTCCCCATTTTTTCTTCAAATAAAGAGATTAATATATCTTCTTTATTTTTAAAATACAAATAAATGGTACCGTCAGCCACACCAGCTTCTTTTGCGATTTTTGAAACTTGTGAATGGTGATATCCATTTTCAGCTATCACTTTGACAGCAGCATCAATAATTTGTTCATACTTTGGTCCGCGCTTTTTAGCCATACGATCACTTCCTCAATCTTCTCCTATAAAAATGAATGATCATTCATTCATATTTCTTATTCTATGCGAACTTCATCTATCTGTCAAATGGAGAAATGAGATTGCTAAAAATTTATTTTAAAAGGCGTTATGTAACTTCAAATACCAGGCACCTAGTAAATTATTTCCCGGTGCCTGGCACTTCGGTTAAAAAATGTTAGCTTGTTTTCTTTTGTTTTTGTTTCTGTTTTTCTTTTTCTTCATCAACAAGAGCACGGCGTAGTACTTTTCCAACCATTGTTTTTGGAAGTTCTGTACGGAATTCATATTGACGAGGCACTTTATATGCTGACAATTGTTTACGGCAATATCCATTTAGTTCTTCCTCAGTAAGCTCATGTCCCTCTTTTAACACAACAAAAACTTTAACTGTTTCGCCGCGATATGTATCTGGCACACCAATAGCAACAGCCTCTTTAATTGCTTCATGTTCGTACAGCACTTCTTCAATTTCACGCGGATAAATATTAAACCCACCAGCGATAATCATATCTTTTTTTCGATCAACAATGTAGAAAAATCCTTCATCATCCATGTAACCCATATCTCCTGTAAGAAGCCATTCATCTTCATAAAATGTTGCACTAGTTGCTTCTGGACGGTTCCAATAACCCTTCATAACTTGCGGTCCACGAATCATTAGTTCGCCAATCTCACCTGGCCCTGCAGGCTCACTTGTTTCCGCCGAAAGAATCGCAACGTCTGTATCAGGCCAAGGGAGTCCAATACTGCCTGATGGGCGCTTTCCCCACATTAAATTAAAATGTGTGACAGGAGAAGCTTCAGTAAGTCCAAAACCTTCTGATAACTTTCCACCAGTTAATTCTTCAAAACGTTGCTGTACTTCAACTGGAAGTGGTGCCGATCCACTAATACAAACTTCAATGGAAGATAGATTAAACTTTTGTACATGCGGATCATTAATTAATCCGATATACATGGTCGGAGCTCCGGGGAAGATCGTCACTTTTTGTTTCTCTATCGCTTTTAATGTCTGCTTCGTGTCAAAACGAGGAAGAATAACCATTTTTGAGCGATCCATAATCGAGAAATTCATGCCAACCGTCATTCCGTATACATGGAAAAACGGTAGTGCACATAAGATGACTTCGTTCCCATGATCAATTTTGTGCATCCATTTTATACATTGTGTCGTATTGGCGACAAGGTTGTAATGCGTAAGCATAACCCCTTTTGCTACTCCTGTCGTTCCGCCTGTATATTGCAATAAGGCTAAATCTTCTTTCGGATTAATATCAAGCGGAATTTCTTCTGCCTCCCCTGCCTTAACGAGTTCAACGAAAGAATGAGTGTTGGCATTATAGTTTACCTCAACCTTTATGCCTGTGTTCTTTTTTTGAATAAATGGATAAATAACGTTTTTCGGAAATGGCAAATAATCTTTAATGTGAGTGACAATGACATGTTCTAGCTTTGTTTTTTCCAACACATTCATAACTCTAGGATAAACGAGATCAAGACAAATGATCACCTTTGCCCCTGAATCAACCATTTGGTGTTCTAATTCACGCTCAACATAGAGCGGATTCGTTTGCACCACGACAGCTCCTGCCATTAAAGCCCCGTAATAGCTAATAACAGATTGTGGCGTGTTTGCAAGCATAATCGCTACCCGATCACCTTTTTTGACACCTAAATCACGTAAACTATTTGCAAAACGAAGGGAAGAGTCATATACCTCTTGAAAACTCATTTCTTTCCCCATGAAATGTAGTAATGTTTTCTCCGGCTCTTCTTTTGCTCCTTCTTGTAAATACTCTTGCAAAAGCTTTTCATCATAATCAATATGTTGCGGAATGTCATCCGGGTAGTGAGTTAACCAAGGTCTTTGCAATTGCGTTTCCATGAAACGTCCTCCTTTGTCTCTCCTTTCCGTTGAGACATTCAAACCCCTCTACCAATCATTGTAATGAAAACGGATTCAAAAGAAAACAGTTTTGTGTCAATTTTTAAAATATTTTATTTTTATAGAATAGTTAGGGAACAAAAACTATTTATTTTACACATATTTCTTATCGGTGAGTTAATAGAAATAAAGACTATTTCAACAGTTATATAAAGGTTATTGACGATATCATTTATAATGCATTCTTTTTGCAAGACTTTTACATCTTTATATTTCAATAATGCCCTTATGTCGAATTTAATGATTATGCGTCGGCACAGCTCATAACAATGTTTACCTGCGACGAGTAATCGTAGGTGCATATTCAGCGAAGCGTCGTTCTTCGCTGAAGCTAGACATAAAAACTTATCCACAAGCACCTTATCTATCAATTCCAAGCCCACCAGAAAAAAGCACCCTCGCATAATTAGCAAGAGTACTTCTTCATGATAAATGAATTAATCGTCATTTGTTGCTGAATCTTTAATTTTTTTCTTTTCCTCTTCAACAAGGACACGGCGTAAAATTTTTCCGACCATCGTTTTTGGCAGTTCCTCACGATATTCATACAATCTTGGTACTTTATATGCTGCAAGGTGTTTTCTACAATACTCATCGAGGTCTTTCTCATTAATAGTGAGTCCTTCTTTTGGTACAATAAACGCCTTCACCGTCTCCCCACGGTAAGGGTCTGGTACACCAATTACACACACTTCTTGTATGTCTTCATATTCATAAAGTACTTCTTCAACCTCACGAGGGTAAATGTTGAACCCGCCAGCAATGATCATATCTTTTTTTCGATCAACAATATAAAAGTATCCATCTTCATCCATGTACCCCATATCACCCGATAAGAACCAATCATCCTTAAAAGTTGCCGCTGTTTCTTCTGGACGATTCCAATAGCCTTTCATGACTTGGGGGCCTTTAATCATAATTTCACCAATTTCATTCGGCTCTGCTTCTTCACCTGTTTCTGCTGACAAAACCGCAACATCTGTATTTGGCCAAGGAATCCCAATACTACCTGATTTTCGGTTACCCCAAATAAGGTTGGCAACTGCAACTGGAGATGTTTCTGTTAAACCGTACCCTTCAACTAATCGACCATTTGTAACATCTTCAAATTGTGTTTGTACTTCTACTGGAAGTGGAGCTGACCCACTAATACACGCTTTAATGGATGACAAATCATGCTTTTTAATATCTGGGTGGTTTAATAAACCGATATACATTGTTGGAGCACCAGGATAGAGCGTTGCATTATGTTTTTCAATTGCTTTTAAAATATCCTTCGGTTCAAACTTTGGCATAATAATCATTTTAAAGCCCATTCGTATACCTAAGTTCATGACCGTTGTCATTCCGTAAACATGGAAAAATGGCAACGCTGCTAAAATGACTTCTTCTCCAGCTTTTAAGTCATACATCCACACTTCACATTGTTGCGTATTAACAACTAGATTATAGTGTGTGAGCATAACACCTTTTGCCGGCCCAGTAGTTCCTCCAGTATATTGCAATAAGGCTAAATCCTCTTTCGGATCGATTTCAATTTCGATCTCTTTTGCTTCTCCTTTAGCTAAAAAAGATGTAAAGGAATGAAGACGATCGTGATACTCTAAATCTACTTTAATGCCTGTATTTTTCTTCTGAATAAAAGGATAGATCAAGTTCTTAGGAAAAGGTAGAAAATCTTTAATTCCTGTAACAATAATGTGTTCCAACGGTGTCTTTTCTTTTACATTTGCTACGCGTGGGTAAACGAGATCCAAACAGATCATCACTTTAGCACCTGAATCGTTCATTTGATGTTCAACTTCACGTTCAACATAAAGTGGATTTGTTTGAACAACAATCGCCCCTGCAAATAGAGCACCGTAATACGAAATGACAGATTGTGGCGTATTTGCAAGCATAATTGCAACACGGTCACCTTGTTCTACTCCGATCTCTCGAAGCTGGTTGGCTAATTTTAGGGCTGACTCATACACCTCATTGTACGTCATTTCCTTTCCCATAAAGTCTAAAGCAGCTTTATTCGGATATTTCTCTGCAGCTCTTTTCAGATAGCTTTGTAGTGTTTCAACCTCATAGTCAATTGATGTTGGAATTTCTTTTGGATAATGTTGAAACCACGGTTTCTCAGTTAACGTTTCCATACCTTTCTCCTCCCTTATAAAAAATGACCTCTCCTTCATAAAAGATTTATCCGATGAAAAGTGGACCCAAGGTGTTGTAAAATATTTAACAATCTTTTTCTATTGAGTTCCCTTTTCATCGATAGGCATTCTCCTCTCTAGTACTATTGTAATGAAAACGGATACAAATTAAAACTAATTTGTTTTAATTTTTCGAATTTTTATTCTATACCTACTCCTTCCTGATTTCCCTCTCGAAATAAACGAATAAACATCGGTTGTTTACCTTTGACTTATTATGGAATTTGGGATGCTAGCTCGGTGTCTTACCTGATACTTTTGAGCGGTCTTCTACGCATTGTGCAACTAAGAATAGTTTTACAGCTTTTGGAGAATCAAGAATAATTATATCTTTTTCTTTCTTATACAATTCTAGCTTTCTTAAAATCTCTGGTTTCTTTTTCTTTTGAAAATTCCAAACAAACTTTAGAAAATTAACATCCAGCCTTTCAGCACACCCATCGCCCATATCCGGCCGCTTCTTCTTTCGGTACATCCACCACCGTTTAAACACTCTGTAAATGCAGAGTGTTTTAGGCATATCAAGGAATATAATTGTATCCGCAGCTTTCAGCCTCAAATCCATTGTACTTTGGTAATTACCATCAATAATCCATGAATCATTTTTCATGAGCTCTCTTTGAGCCGTTATTTGCTCTTCTCTCTTTGCAATTATCCAACCAGGACGCCAAAAATGTGCATCTAAATGAAAGACATCAATGTTTAATATTTCATTTAACCTTCGAGCAAGAGTTGATTTCCCAGACCCTCCTGAGCCAATAATGGCAATTTTTCGCATTATGCGTCCTCCTGTTTTTTTCCATTGTTTTTTTAGGTTATCATCTGTATATATGAATGTATAATAAAAGGCATTAAAAAGGCCGTCTCTATTAAATTAAGTTGTTCTGTTTAAAGGGAGAAAGCCGAAAATAACAACTCCTTTATACTTGTTGAGACGCAGTTGAAAACACTTCGCCTGTAAACGGATTCGAGTGCTTATCTTAATAAAAAAGACAAAATAAAAAGGCAACATGTAAAACATAATGTTAAACGTGTTGCCATTTCTATTGTTTTTATTGTTTTTCACCTCGAAAACGGAATTACTTATTATTAAGCTACAAGCTTATAAAGCGGCCATCATTTATTTTAGAAAATTAATATTTACGTTAGCTATTCAAAAAACAAAATAAACATCATTCCCGCTACAACGAAGACACCGCAAAGAACGATTAATACTTTCCATAATGTTTCCATAACACATTTTCACCTACAATTAGTCGAGTTGCAAACTGCCCTCTCTATACTTTTCTTACAATTACCGAATACTCGCTCCAATAATATATGAAAGCGAAACAGATAGAATAAGCGATATAAAGCCGACTGAACGATTATCCCGCTGTAATTCCTCATCCACTTTAAAACCAGGTGATAAAAACTCAAAGATAAAATAAACGAACAACAAGAGAGAAAAACCGAAAGCTCCCCAGCCAATCATCGCTAAGACAGAGTCATTTGCCATAATGGAGTGACGAAAAACGTTCGCTACACCAAAAATTTTCCCACCTGTAGCAAGGGATACAGCAATGTTCCCTCGTTTTATTTCGTCCCACGTTTGATATTTTGTTACGATTTCAAATACAGCAAGTGCAACAATTAGACTAATAACAACAATACTGTACATTCCTGCTGTATATACGTATTCATGCTGGAAAAACGTCTTCATCGGTTATCCCCCTCACCGAAACGTATGACTATTTTAACGAAACAACAGTGACACCAGAACCGCCTTCTCCTGCACCACCTAATCGTGTACCTTTAACATTCCGATGCTTTTTCAATAATTCTTGTACACCTTTACGGAGTGCGCCTGTTCCTTGCCCGTGAATGATCGACACTTGGTGATACCCAGCTAGGACTGCATCATCGAGATACTTCTCTACTTCCATCATCGCATTTTCAAAGCGTTCTCCTCGAAGGTCTAGCTCCGTTTTCACGTGGGTACCTTTCCCACGTATTGTTGATAATGGATTCTTTTCCACTTCTTTTGGACGATCGATGTATAAAAGATCATCTTTCTTTACTTTCATTTTCATCATCCCTAGTTGAACGAAGTACTCTTTATCATTTACTTTTTCAACGATATGACCTTTTTGGTCAAAACTAATCACTTTCACTTCATCACCAGGGACTAATTTGTTTACTTTTGGTTGCTTCAAATTCTTTTTCGGTTTTTCCTTTTTCTTATCCACTAATTCTGGCTCTGCTTCTTCTAACCGTTTTTTCGCATCAATTAATTCGTGTTCTTTAATTGAAGGGTTCTTTTTCTGCATGTCACGAAGTTCACGAATGACTTGTTCAGCTTCAGCTTTAGCCTTTTTCACTGACTCTGCCGCTTTATCTTCAGCAGCTTTTAATACTTTCTCTTTTTCTTCTTGTAGTTTCTCAAACTCCTCGGTTAACTCATCGTGTAGACGTGCTGCTTCATCGCGGAGTTTTTCTGTTTCTTCCATTTGTTGCTCTGCACCTTTACGACTATCTTCTAAAGATGCGATCATATTTTCAATTTTGTTCGTGTCAGCACCTATGTGACTTTTTGCATCTTCAATGATCGTATCACTTAATCCAAGCCTACGACTAATGGCAAATGCATTACTACGTCCTGGGACCCCAATAAGAAGTCGGTACGTCGGTTTTAACGTTTCAACATCAAATTCAACACTAGCGTTCATGACGCCCTCACGGTTATAAGCATAGCCTTTTAACTCACTATAGTGCGTTGTTGCAATGACTTTTGCACCTGCATTGTAAACGTAATCTAAAATAGAAATTGCAAGCGCTGCCCCTTCTGTCGGGTCTGTTCCTGCACCAAGCTCATCGAAAAGGACAAGTGAGCGGTGGTCAATGTGATCTAATATATCAACAATGTTTGTCATATGAGATGAAAACGTACTTAAACTTTGTTCAATTGACTGTTCATCACCGATATCAGCAAAAATTTGCTGGAAAACAGCAGCTGATGATCCTTCTTCACATGGAATTTGTAAGCCAGACTGGGCCATTAAAGTTAATAATCCAACTGTTTTCAATGTCACTGTTTTACCACCTGTATTCGGTCCTGTAATCACTAGTGACGAAAAATCAGTTCCTAACTCTACATCAATTGGGACAATTTCATCTTTCGGAATAAGTGGATGACGAGCTTTTGTCATCTTCAATA
The Bacillus shivajii DNA segment above includes these coding regions:
- the uvrC gene encoding excinuclease ABC subunit UvrC, whose protein sequence is MSDLKEKISLVPAQPGCYLMKNKHGTIIYVGKAKLLRNRVRSYFSGSHDKKTQRLVSEIRDFEYIVTSSDLEALVLEQNLIKKYEPRYNVMLKDDKSYPYLKITKEEHPRLITTRNIKKDGGKYFGPYPNAGAANETKKLLDRLYPLRKCRTLPDRVCLYYHIGQCLAPCEFEVTEEKNKELVQEITRFLGGGHKEIKQELTEKMLQASEDLNFERAKELRDQVQHIEAVMEKQKMTITDEIDRDVFGFYYDKGWMCIQVFFVRQGKLIERDVSLFPMYQEPEDDFYTFIGQFYLDDQHKKPKEIFVPKEIDEKIVAEFLKVKTYKPIRGQKKELVELANKNAKIALKEKFDLIERDEQKTVIAVEDLGKALNIDTPHRIEAFDNSNIQGVDPVSAMVSFIDGKPDKKNYRKYKVKTVEGPDDYESMREVVRRRYARLLKEEQPLPDLVVIDGGKGQISAAQSVLEDELGLAIPVCGLVKDDKHRTSQLMIGDPAEPVQLKKTSQGFYLLQRIQDEVHRFAITFHRNVRKKTMFSTILDEVDGIGEKRKRSLLKQFGSLKRLKEATYNEIREAGIPKPAAEALLKKIQEENES
- the trxA gene encoding thioredoxin; translated protein: MAIVNATDQNFATETGQGVVLADFWAPWCGPCKMIAPVLEELDSEMGDKVKIVKLDVDENQETASKFGVMSIPTLLVFKDGEVVEQVVGFQPKEALAELLNKHL
- a CDS encoding electron transfer flavoprotein subunit alpha/FixB family protein, with the protein product MAKKMLVIGEIRDGEFRNVTFESIAAAKEISDGGEVVGVVLGKNVSGLANEIFYYGADRVLTVENDKLTNYTPEGYTQALKAVVDQESPDGIILGHTSIGRDVSPKLAARLDSGLVSDAVTVETAGDEVIFTRPIYSGKAFEKKVVKEGLVFATIRPNNIAALDKDESKTGNVESVDVDIADLQTIIKEVVKNTTSGVDLSEASVIVAGGRGIKSSENFGILDELAEVLGAAVGASRGACDAEYCDYALQIGQTGKVVTPDLYIAVGISGAIQHVAGMSNSKVIVAINKDPEAEIFNIADYGIVGDLFDVVPKLTEEFKKVLV
- a CDS encoding electron transfer flavoprotein subunit beta/FixA family protein; this translates as MNIYVIMKRTFDTEEKIQIENGQIVDDGAEFIINPYDEYAIEEAIQLRDEHGGEVTIVTVGDEETEKQLRTGLAMGADKAVLIDDEDVEAGDQYSTQAILAAYFEDKEVDVILGGNVAVDNASGQIGPRLAEKLGINHVTSIVNIDVADGKATIERDVEGDQEIVEVSLPVLVTAQQGLNEPRYPSLPGIMKAKKKPLETLDIDDLDLDEDDVEGKTTTVERFLPPEKQAGKILEGELDDQVQELVSLLKNEAKVI
- a CDS encoding enoyl-CoA hydratase translates to MTEFTYIKLRKEERIAFITLNHPPANTLSQAMFDDLDLAFSKIEEDEDVKAVVVHGEGRFFAAGADIKEFTMVNGSDSFSEMARKGQRVFKKIETFSKPVIASIHGAALGGGLELAMACHIRLVAEDAKLGLPELQLGLIPGFAGTQRLPRLVGRAKATEMLLTSDPITGKEAVKWGLANHAHPQDTLLEETEKLAKKVSQKGAISVSFALELLQNAQDDSFDIASENEAKRFGEVSATIDAKEGIQAFIEKRKPNFKDK
- a CDS encoding TetR/AcrR family transcriptional regulator; its protein translation is MAKKRGPKYEQIIDAAVKVIAENGYHHSQVSKIAKEAGVADGTIYLYFKNKEDILISLFEEKMGTFVEKSKDHLEQETSIERKMLLLIEMHLRQLEDDYDLAIVTQLELRQSNIALRNRINEVLKGYLGLIDSILEEGLEVGYFNENLDRRIARQIIFGAIDEVVTNWVMKDHRYNLVALAEPLNATLLNGLKK
- a CDS encoding AMP-binding protein, yielding METQLQRPWLTHYPDDIPQHIDYDEKLLQEYLQEGAKEEPEKTLLHFMGKEMSFQEVYDSSLRFANSLRDLGVKKGDRVAIMLANTPQSVISYYGALMAGAVVVQTNPLYVERELEHQMVDSGAKVIICLDLVYPRVMNVLEKTKLEHVIVTHIKDYLPFPKNVIYPFIQKKNTGIKVEVNYNANTHSFVELVKAGEAEEIPLDINPKEDLALLQYTGGTTGVAKGVMLTHYNLVANTTQCIKWMHKIDHGNEVILCALPFFHVYGMTVGMNFSIMDRSKMVILPRFDTKQTLKAIEKQKVTIFPGAPTMYIGLINDPHVQKFNLSSIEVCISGSAPLPVEVQQRFEELTGGKLSEGFGLTEASPVTHFNLMWGKRPSGSIGLPWPDTDVAILSAETSEPAGPGEIGELMIRGPQVMKGYWNRPEATSATFYEDEWLLTGDMGYMDDEGFFYIVDRKKDMIIAGGFNIYPREIEEVLYEHEAIKEAVAIGVPDTYRGETVKVFVVLKEGHELTEEELNGYCRKQLSAYKVPRQYEFRTELPKTMVGKVLRRALVDEEKEKQKQKQKKTS